In Candidatus Binataceae bacterium, a single window of DNA contains:
- a CDS encoding rhodanese-like domain-containing protein: MSQIGEIDPIALKHRRDQGEDVFVLDVREPQEIEIAPFPGAAHIPMGDIPSRLTELDSDRETVVVCHHGVRSAQVAIYLARMGFERVLNLTGGIDAWSEEVDPSTPRY; the protein is encoded by the coding sequence ATGTCTCAAATTGGCGAGATCGATCCGATCGCGCTCAAGCATCGGCGCGATCAGGGTGAAGATGTTTTCGTGCTGGACGTGCGCGAGCCGCAGGAGATCGAGATCGCGCCGTTTCCCGGCGCGGCGCACATTCCGATGGGCGATATCCCGTCGCGCCTGACCGAGCTCGATTCCGATCGCGAGACGGTCGTCGTATGTCATCACGGCGTGCGCAGCGCGCAGGTCGCGATTTATCTGGCGCGGATGGGCTTCGAGCGCGTGCTCAACCTGACCGGTGGTATCGACGCATGGTCGGAGGAAGTTGACCCCTCAACGCCGCGCTACTAA
- a CDS encoding CoA transferase has product MADGPLVGFRIVDLTAVISGPFCTQLLGDLGADIIKVEPPEGDSMRRIGRPRKNDVTASYLNFNRNKRSIVIDIKKEHGRDLVRRLAVKADALVENNRPGVADRLGIGYADIRRANPKIVYCSICGFGPKGRMANHPAYDPVIQGYSGMAFLQGSKTGQPTAVKMALADKISGMTAALSIVSALHAAKNRGVGQYIRVPMLEAMMAFAANDSIYGYTFVPEDEYKAQAPKSTTLDPFKTKDGWLTIAAFTDEQNERLCAAAGHPEWWDKNMEARERGRNMIKGLAALFPERTTAEWLTILEAADVPSGPVHSYETLFQDEEIVANESFSLYEHPDVGTVRTVNPGARFSETPMKMRRIPPKLGEHTDEILREAGIEKSQVEELRASKVIV; this is encoded by the coding sequence ATGGCTGATGGACCGCTGGTTGGTTTTCGAATTGTCGATCTGACCGCCGTAATATCGGGGCCCTTCTGCACCCAGCTGCTTGGCGACCTCGGCGCCGACATAATCAAAGTCGAGCCTCCCGAAGGCGATTCGATGCGGCGCATCGGCCGTCCGCGCAAGAACGACGTCACCGCGTCCTATCTCAACTTCAACCGCAACAAGCGCAGCATCGTAATCGACATCAAGAAGGAACACGGCCGCGACCTCGTGCGCAGACTGGCGGTCAAGGCCGACGCCCTCGTCGAGAACAACCGTCCGGGCGTCGCCGACCGTCTCGGCATCGGCTATGCCGATATCCGCCGCGCCAATCCCAAGATCGTTTACTGCTCGATTTGTGGCTTCGGTCCCAAGGGCCGCATGGCGAATCATCCGGCATACGATCCCGTTATCCAGGGCTACTCGGGGATGGCGTTCCTGCAGGGCTCGAAGACGGGACAGCCGACCGCAGTGAAGATGGCGCTGGCGGACAAGATCAGCGGCATGACCGCGGCGCTTTCGATCGTGAGCGCGCTGCACGCTGCGAAGAATCGCGGCGTCGGCCAGTACATCCGCGTCCCGATGCTCGAAGCGATGATGGCTTTCGCGGCCAACGACAGCATTTACGGCTACACCTTCGTCCCCGAGGACGAGTACAAGGCGCAGGCGCCCAAGAGCACGACGCTCGACCCGTTCAAGACCAAGGACGGATGGCTGACGATCGCGGCCTTCACCGACGAGCAGAATGAGCGCCTCTGCGCTGCCGCCGGACATCCCGAATGGTGGGATAAGAACATGGAAGCGCGCGAGCGCGGGCGCAACATGATCAAAGGCCTCGCTGCGCTCTTTCCCGAACGCACCACCGCCGAATGGCTCACCATCCTCGAGGCCGCCGACGTTCCTTCAGGCCCGGTTCACAGCTACGAGACACTCTTCCAGGACGAGGAGATCGTCGCCAACGAGAGCTTCAGTCTCTACGAGCATCCCGATGTCGGCACGGTGCGGACCGTGAATCCCGGCGCCCGATTTTCCGAGACGCCGATGAAGATGCGGCGCATCCCGCCCAAGCTTGGCGAGCACACCGACGAAATTCTGCGCGAGGCGGGAATCGAAAAGAGCCAGGTCGAAGAGCTCCGCGCCAGCAAAGTGATCGTGTAG
- a CDS encoding CDP-alcohol phosphatidyltransferase family protein has translation MPSQQPHTHPHQVHKPAQLHAAPRKPEPPALRHLLNLPNFLTLCRLGSVPIFLTFLSRHRYTEALWVFAAAALTDSLDGTVARLFDSRTELGAYLDPFADKLMLLSAFVVLTLNGDLPGYLLSVVLVRDVVIVVGYLMVSFFSNERVPVTPSYLGKISTFFQLCCVTLALTRFPVAWPGWFNDLLVLTVTVTASSGVHYMYLGLVWLKSREPEMFSSQ, from the coding sequence ATGCCATCGCAGCAGCCACATACCCATCCGCATCAGGTGCATAAGCCGGCGCAGCTGCATGCCGCCCCGCGCAAGCCTGAGCCGCCTGCGCTGCGCCATCTGCTGAACCTGCCCAACTTCCTGACGCTCTGCCGGCTCGGCTCGGTGCCGATTTTCCTGACCTTTCTCAGCCGCCATCGATACACCGAGGCGCTGTGGGTATTTGCCGCCGCGGCGCTGACCGACAGCCTCGACGGCACGGTCGCGCGCCTGTTCGACTCGCGCACGGAGCTCGGCGCTTATCTCGATCCCTTCGCTGACAAACTGATGCTGTTGTCGGCGTTCGTAGTGCTGACGCTCAACGGCGATTTGCCTGGATACCTTTTGAGCGTGGTGCTGGTGCGCGACGTCGTGATCGTCGTGGGTTACCTGATGGTCTCGTTCTTCAGCAACGAGCGGGTGCCGGTAACGCCCAGCTATCTCGGCAAGATAAGCACGTTCTTCCAGCTATGCTGCGTGACGCTGGCGCTGACGCGCTTCCCGGTCGCATGGCCCGGATGGTTCAACGATTTGCTGGTGCTCACGGTCACCGTGACCGCATCGTCGGGCGTCCACTACATGTATCTCGGACTCGTATGGCTAAAGTCGCGCGAGCCCGAGATGTTCAGCAGCCAGTAG
- a CDS encoding bifunctional riboflavin kinase/FAD synthetase, translating into MEIIRDLNALGRNPYPVVTLGNFDGVHMGHHAILRAVIDRARAAGGTAFAITFDPLPAKLLAPKHAPQLIMVPEDRFELMRLSGIDGVIVLDFTRELSALEPREFIRDYLIGKIGVREVVVGHSVSFGHNRAGNAAVMVELGNEFGFDTTVVGPVKAGGVAVSSTKVREAIRAGDLRTAAKMLGRLHFLHGEVVHGRERGRTIGFPTANIESETECIPPDGVYATRIVLEDGAWGSITNIGMRPTFAEAARSIEAHIFNFNRDIYGQRVKLEVIERIRPEKKFDSPEALKHQIALDLGKAKEILASV; encoded by the coding sequence CATCCGCGACCTGAACGCGCTCGGGCGCAACCCATACCCCGTGGTGACGCTGGGCAATTTCGACGGCGTGCACATGGGGCATCATGCGATCCTGCGCGCCGTGATCGATCGCGCGCGCGCCGCGGGCGGCACCGCCTTCGCGATTACCTTCGATCCGCTGCCCGCCAAGCTGCTCGCGCCGAAGCACGCGCCGCAACTGATCATGGTACCCGAGGATCGCTTTGAGCTGATGCGGTTATCCGGCATCGACGGCGTGATCGTGCTCGACTTCACGCGCGAGCTGAGTGCGCTCGAGCCGCGTGAGTTCATCCGCGATTATCTCATTGGAAAAATCGGCGTGCGCGAAGTCGTCGTTGGTCACAGCGTGAGCTTCGGCCACAATCGCGCCGGAAACGCAGCCGTGATGGTCGAGCTCGGCAACGAATTCGGCTTCGATACGACGGTCGTCGGTCCGGTCAAGGCGGGTGGCGTCGCGGTCAGCTCAACCAAGGTTCGCGAGGCGATTCGCGCGGGCGACCTGCGTACCGCGGCGAAGATGCTCGGGCGGTTGCACTTCCTGCACGGCGAAGTAGTTCATGGCCGCGAGCGCGGCCGCACCATTGGTTTCCCCACGGCGAATATCGAAAGCGAAACCGAATGCATCCCGCCCGACGGTGTCTATGCGACGAGGATCGTACTCGAGGACGGCGCCTGGGGCTCGATAACCAACATCGGGATGCGCCCCACGTTCGCCGAAGCGGCGCGCTCGATCGAAGCCCACATCTTCAACTTCAACCGCGACATTTACGGCCAGCGCGTAAAGCTCGAAGTGATAGAACGCATCCGCCCCGAAAAAAAGTTCGACTCCCCCGAAGCGCTGAAACACCAGATCGCGCTAGACCTGGGCAAAGCCAAAGAAATCCTGGCGTCCGTCTAG
- a CDS encoding carbon-nitrogen hydrolase family protein — translation MTFLAAAVQMAAKSDKSENLERAERLIRLAAARGANLAALPEMFNWRGKRSGEAAAAETLEGESLALMARLARELQIYLVAGSITEQAPGNTRNYNTSVLFAPNGSRAAVYRKIHLFDVDLPGRVTVRESDMKLPGADVVSADTQLGNLGLTICYDIRFPELFRRLTWAGAQIITLPSAFTFPTGEAHWEALIRARAIENQVYMIAPAQFGPNVHGFSDYGNSMIVDPWGRVLARAADQEGVVIAPIDLDYQERVRREIPALKHARLRETPS, via the coding sequence ATGACATTTCTAGCGGCCGCTGTTCAGATGGCGGCGAAGTCCGACAAGTCCGAAAACCTGGAGCGCGCTGAGCGCCTGATTCGGCTGGCAGCCGCGCGGGGAGCGAATCTCGCCGCGTTGCCCGAGATGTTCAACTGGCGCGGCAAGCGCTCGGGAGAGGCAGCGGCGGCGGAAACGCTCGAAGGCGAGTCGCTCGCGCTGATGGCGCGGCTTGCGCGCGAGCTCCAGATCTATCTGGTCGCGGGATCGATCACCGAGCAGGCTCCCGGCAACACCCGCAACTACAATACGTCGGTGCTGTTCGCGCCCAATGGCAGCCGCGCCGCGGTCTATCGCAAGATTCATCTTTTCGATGTCGATCTGCCCGGCCGCGTCACCGTGCGCGAGTCCGACATGAAGCTGCCCGGCGCCGACGTCGTATCGGCGGACACGCAGCTCGGCAATCTCGGGTTGACAATCTGTTACGATATTCGCTTCCCAGAGCTGTTCCGCCGCCTGACATGGGCGGGCGCACAGATCATCACGCTGCCGAGCGCGTTTACCTTCCCGACCGGAGAAGCGCACTGGGAGGCGCTGATCCGGGCGCGTGCAATCGAGAACCAGGTCTACATGATCGCGCCGGCGCAGTTCGGCCCCAACGTCCATGGCTTCAGCGACTACGGCAATTCGATGATCGTTGATCCCTGGGGCCGCGTGCTCGCCCGCGCCGCCGACCAGGAGGGCGTCGTCATAGCGCCGATCGATCTCGACTACCAGGAACGCGTCCGCCGCGAGATCCCCGCGTTGAAGCACGCCCGCCTGCGCGAAACCCCGAGCTAG
- a CDS encoding FxLYD domain-containing protein yields MKKLSILAALGTIAFAATAFAGATIDLKPSLTAQQKAHLHTLYDHPLTQVVANKDVKVVVTTDAIMRSCCMPPNLVVSGKVTNTSDRPIDYVHLVFSFEDKDGKVLHAESMYNEKAESMNDDPEVQRVLGEKPHFTPLKPGETDNFRFSIPYPMLPNFTQVELFSNQTADLAQR; encoded by the coding sequence ATGAAGAAACTGAGCATTCTTGCGGCCCTGGGCACGATCGCATTCGCGGCGACTGCGTTCGCCGGTGCGACGATCGATCTCAAACCGAGCCTGACTGCTCAGCAGAAAGCGCATCTGCATACCCTCTATGATCATCCTCTAACCCAGGTCGTCGCCAACAAGGACGTCAAGGTTGTAGTCACGACCGACGCGATCATGCGCTCATGCTGCATGCCGCCGAACCTGGTGGTCTCCGGCAAAGTCACCAACACCAGCGATCGGCCGATCGATTACGTGCATCTGGTCTTTTCCTTCGAGGACAAGGACGGCAAGGTGCTCCACGCCGAGAGCATGTACAACGAGAAGGCCGAGAGCATGAACGACGATCCCGAGGTGCAGCGCGTGCTCGGCGAGAAGCCGCATTTCACGCCGCTCAAGCCGGGAGAGACCGACAATTTCCGTTTTTCGATTCCCTATCCGATGCTGCCGAACTTCACCCAGGTCGAGTTGTTCTCGAATCAGACCGCGGATCTGGCGCAGCGCTGA